Proteins encoded together in one Cicer arietinum cultivar CDC Frontier isolate Library 1 chromosome 4, Cicar.CDCFrontier_v2.0, whole genome shotgun sequence window:
- the LOC101508872 gene encoding probable alpha-amylase 2 isoform X4: MGFLSSERDQNQTNQRNDLVLRDGKEILFQAFNWESHKYNWWTNLESKVPDIAKAGITSAWLPPPTNSFSPEGYAPQNLYSLNSKYGSEHQLKALLQKFKQHKVRTMADIVINHRVGTTQGSGGMYNRFDGIPLPWDERAVTSSTGGLGNRNTGAIFHGFPNIDHTQDFVRKDIIGWLRWLRHNVGFQDFRFDFAKGYSPKYVKEYIEGAKPLFSVGEYWDTCNYKGSILDYNQDSHRQRILNWIDGTGMLSTAFDFTTKGILQEAVKREYWRLRDPQGKPPGVIGWWPSRSVTFIDNHDTGSTQAHWPFPSEHVMEGYAYILTHPGTPSIFYDHFYDWNNSVHEQIVKLIDTRKRQGIHSRSPIRILEAKHNLYSAIIGEKLCMKIGDGSWCPSGREWTLSTSGHNYAVWHK, translated from the exons ATGGGTTTCTTGAGCAGT GAACGTGATCAAAATCAAACCAATCAACGAAATGATCTCG TTTTGAGAGATGGAAAGGAGATACTTTTCCAG GCATTCAACTGGGAGTCTCACAAATACAATTGGTGGACAAATTTAGAAAGCAAAGTTCCGGACATAGCTAAAGCTGGAATCACTTCAGCATGGTTGCCACCGCCAACTAATTCCTTCTCACCTGAAG GTTACGCTCCACAGAACCTTTACTCTCTGAATAGTAAATATGGTTCTGAGCATCAGTTAAAAGCTTTACTTCAAAAGTTCAAGCAACACAAAGTCCGAACAATGGCTGACATAGTTATCAATCATCGTGTTGGAACCACCCAAGGAAGTGGAGGGATGTATAATCGTTTTGATGGAATTCCATTACCGTGGGATGAACGTGCTGTAACATCATCTACTGGTGGACTG GGTAATCGAAACACTGGGGCCATTTTCCATGGGTTTCCCAATATTGACCATACTCAAGATTTTGTGAGGAAAGATATCATAGGATGGCTTCGGTGGCTACGCCATAATGTAGGCTTTCAAGATTTTCGTTTTGATTTTGCAAAAGG CTATTCACCAAAATATGTGAAAGAATATATTGAAGGAGCAAAGCCATTGTTCTCTGTTGGTGAATATTGGGATACTTGCAACTACAAGGGTTCTATTTTGGACTATAACCAAG ATAGCCATAGGCAACGAATACTCAATTGGATTGATGGCACTGGGATGCTTTCAACCGCATTTGACTTTACAACAAAGGGAATTCTCCAG GAAGCTGTCAAGCGAGAATATTGGCGTCTGCGTGATCCTCAAGGGAAGCCACCTGGTGTGATTGGGTGGTGGCCTTCACGATCAGTCACATTTATCGATAACCATGATACTGGTTCAACTCAG GCTCATTGGCCCTTCCCCTCTGAACATGTTATGGAG GGGTATGCATACATATTGACTCATCCTGGGACACCGTCAATTTTCTATGATCACTTTTATGACTGGAACAACTCAGTCCATGAGCAGATTGTGAAGTTG ATTGACACTCGCAAGCGTCAAGGTATTCATAGCAGATCACCTATTAGGATTCTGGAGGCAAAGCACAACCTTTACTCAGCAATCATCGGGGAGAAACTCTGCATGAAGATTGGAGATGGTTCATGGTGCCCATCTGGGAGGGAATGGACACTATCAACCAGTGGCCACAATTATGCTGTATGGCATAAGTAG
- the LOC101508872 gene encoding probable alpha-amylase 2 isoform X3: MGFLSSQERDQNQTNQRNDLVLRDGKEILFQAFNWESHKYNWWTNLESKVPDIAKAGITSAWLPPPTNSFSPEGYAPQNLYSLNSKYGSEHQLKALLQKFKQHKVRTMADIVINHRVGTTQGSGGMYNRFDGIPLPWDERAVTSSTGGLGNRNTGAIFHGFPNIDHTQDFVRKDIIGWLRWLRHNVGFQDFRFDFAKGYSPKYVKEYIEGAKPLFSVGEYWDTCNYKGSILDYNQDSHRQRILNWIDGTGMLSTAFDFTTKGILQEAVKREYWRLRDPQGKPPGVIGWWPSRSVTFIDNHDTGSTQAHWPFPSEHVMEGYAYILTHPGTPSIFYDHFYDWNNSVHEQIVKLIDTRKRQGIHSRSPIRILEAKHNLYSAIIGEKLCMKIGDGSWCPSGREWTLSTSGHNYAVWHK, translated from the exons ATGGGTTTCTTGAGCAGT CAGGAACGTGATCAAAATCAAACCAATCAACGAAATGATCTCG TTTTGAGAGATGGAAAGGAGATACTTTTCCAG GCATTCAACTGGGAGTCTCACAAATACAATTGGTGGACAAATTTAGAAAGCAAAGTTCCGGACATAGCTAAAGCTGGAATCACTTCAGCATGGTTGCCACCGCCAACTAATTCCTTCTCACCTGAAG GTTACGCTCCACAGAACCTTTACTCTCTGAATAGTAAATATGGTTCTGAGCATCAGTTAAAAGCTTTACTTCAAAAGTTCAAGCAACACAAAGTCCGAACAATGGCTGACATAGTTATCAATCATCGTGTTGGAACCACCCAAGGAAGTGGAGGGATGTATAATCGTTTTGATGGAATTCCATTACCGTGGGATGAACGTGCTGTAACATCATCTACTGGTGGACTG GGTAATCGAAACACTGGGGCCATTTTCCATGGGTTTCCCAATATTGACCATACTCAAGATTTTGTGAGGAAAGATATCATAGGATGGCTTCGGTGGCTACGCCATAATGTAGGCTTTCAAGATTTTCGTTTTGATTTTGCAAAAGG CTATTCACCAAAATATGTGAAAGAATATATTGAAGGAGCAAAGCCATTGTTCTCTGTTGGTGAATATTGGGATACTTGCAACTACAAGGGTTCTATTTTGGACTATAACCAAG ATAGCCATAGGCAACGAATACTCAATTGGATTGATGGCACTGGGATGCTTTCAACCGCATTTGACTTTACAACAAAGGGAATTCTCCAG GAAGCTGTCAAGCGAGAATATTGGCGTCTGCGTGATCCTCAAGGGAAGCCACCTGGTGTGATTGGGTGGTGGCCTTCACGATCAGTCACATTTATCGATAACCATGATACTGGTTCAACTCAG GCTCATTGGCCCTTCCCCTCTGAACATGTTATGGAG GGGTATGCATACATATTGACTCATCCTGGGACACCGTCAATTTTCTATGATCACTTTTATGACTGGAACAACTCAGTCCATGAGCAGATTGTGAAGTTG ATTGACACTCGCAAGCGTCAAGGTATTCATAGCAGATCACCTATTAGGATTCTGGAGGCAAAGCACAACCTTTACTCAGCAATCATCGGGGAGAAACTCTGCATGAAGATTGGAGATGGTTCATGGTGCCCATCTGGGAGGGAATGGACACTATCAACCAGTGGCCACAATTATGCTGTATGGCATAAGTAG
- the LOC101508872 gene encoding probable alpha-amylase 2 isoform X1 has product MGFLSSQERDQNQTNQRNDLGAVLRDGKEILFQAFNWESHKYNWWTNLESKVPDIAKAGITSAWLPPPTNSFSPEGYAPQNLYSLNSKYGSEHQLKALLQKFKQHKVRTMADIVINHRVGTTQGSGGMYNRFDGIPLPWDERAVTSSTGGLGNRNTGAIFHGFPNIDHTQDFVRKDIIGWLRWLRHNVGFQDFRFDFAKGYSPKYVKEYIEGAKPLFSVGEYWDTCNYKGSILDYNQDSHRQRILNWIDGTGMLSTAFDFTTKGILQEAVKREYWRLRDPQGKPPGVIGWWPSRSVTFIDNHDTGSTQAHWPFPSEHVMEGYAYILTHPGTPSIFYDHFYDWNNSVHEQIVKLIDTRKRQGIHSRSPIRILEAKHNLYSAIIGEKLCMKIGDGSWCPSGREWTLSTSGHNYAVWHK; this is encoded by the exons ATGGGTTTCTTGAGCAGT CAGGAACGTGATCAAAATCAAACCAATCAACGAAATGATCTCG GTGCAGTTTTGAGAGATGGAAAGGAGATACTTTTCCAG GCATTCAACTGGGAGTCTCACAAATACAATTGGTGGACAAATTTAGAAAGCAAAGTTCCGGACATAGCTAAAGCTGGAATCACTTCAGCATGGTTGCCACCGCCAACTAATTCCTTCTCACCTGAAG GTTACGCTCCACAGAACCTTTACTCTCTGAATAGTAAATATGGTTCTGAGCATCAGTTAAAAGCTTTACTTCAAAAGTTCAAGCAACACAAAGTCCGAACAATGGCTGACATAGTTATCAATCATCGTGTTGGAACCACCCAAGGAAGTGGAGGGATGTATAATCGTTTTGATGGAATTCCATTACCGTGGGATGAACGTGCTGTAACATCATCTACTGGTGGACTG GGTAATCGAAACACTGGGGCCATTTTCCATGGGTTTCCCAATATTGACCATACTCAAGATTTTGTGAGGAAAGATATCATAGGATGGCTTCGGTGGCTACGCCATAATGTAGGCTTTCAAGATTTTCGTTTTGATTTTGCAAAAGG CTATTCACCAAAATATGTGAAAGAATATATTGAAGGAGCAAAGCCATTGTTCTCTGTTGGTGAATATTGGGATACTTGCAACTACAAGGGTTCTATTTTGGACTATAACCAAG ATAGCCATAGGCAACGAATACTCAATTGGATTGATGGCACTGGGATGCTTTCAACCGCATTTGACTTTACAACAAAGGGAATTCTCCAG GAAGCTGTCAAGCGAGAATATTGGCGTCTGCGTGATCCTCAAGGGAAGCCACCTGGTGTGATTGGGTGGTGGCCTTCACGATCAGTCACATTTATCGATAACCATGATACTGGTTCAACTCAG GCTCATTGGCCCTTCCCCTCTGAACATGTTATGGAG GGGTATGCATACATATTGACTCATCCTGGGACACCGTCAATTTTCTATGATCACTTTTATGACTGGAACAACTCAGTCCATGAGCAGATTGTGAAGTTG ATTGACACTCGCAAGCGTCAAGGTATTCATAGCAGATCACCTATTAGGATTCTGGAGGCAAAGCACAACCTTTACTCAGCAATCATCGGGGAGAAACTCTGCATGAAGATTGGAGATGGTTCATGGTGCCCATCTGGGAGGGAATGGACACTATCAACCAGTGGCCACAATTATGCTGTATGGCATAAGTAG
- the LOC101508872 gene encoding probable alpha-amylase 2 isoform X2, which yields MGFLSSERDQNQTNQRNDLGAVLRDGKEILFQAFNWESHKYNWWTNLESKVPDIAKAGITSAWLPPPTNSFSPEGYAPQNLYSLNSKYGSEHQLKALLQKFKQHKVRTMADIVINHRVGTTQGSGGMYNRFDGIPLPWDERAVTSSTGGLGNRNTGAIFHGFPNIDHTQDFVRKDIIGWLRWLRHNVGFQDFRFDFAKGYSPKYVKEYIEGAKPLFSVGEYWDTCNYKGSILDYNQDSHRQRILNWIDGTGMLSTAFDFTTKGILQEAVKREYWRLRDPQGKPPGVIGWWPSRSVTFIDNHDTGSTQAHWPFPSEHVMEGYAYILTHPGTPSIFYDHFYDWNNSVHEQIVKLIDTRKRQGIHSRSPIRILEAKHNLYSAIIGEKLCMKIGDGSWCPSGREWTLSTSGHNYAVWHK from the exons ATGGGTTTCTTGAGCAGT GAACGTGATCAAAATCAAACCAATCAACGAAATGATCTCG GTGCAGTTTTGAGAGATGGAAAGGAGATACTTTTCCAG GCATTCAACTGGGAGTCTCACAAATACAATTGGTGGACAAATTTAGAAAGCAAAGTTCCGGACATAGCTAAAGCTGGAATCACTTCAGCATGGTTGCCACCGCCAACTAATTCCTTCTCACCTGAAG GTTACGCTCCACAGAACCTTTACTCTCTGAATAGTAAATATGGTTCTGAGCATCAGTTAAAAGCTTTACTTCAAAAGTTCAAGCAACACAAAGTCCGAACAATGGCTGACATAGTTATCAATCATCGTGTTGGAACCACCCAAGGAAGTGGAGGGATGTATAATCGTTTTGATGGAATTCCATTACCGTGGGATGAACGTGCTGTAACATCATCTACTGGTGGACTG GGTAATCGAAACACTGGGGCCATTTTCCATGGGTTTCCCAATATTGACCATACTCAAGATTTTGTGAGGAAAGATATCATAGGATGGCTTCGGTGGCTACGCCATAATGTAGGCTTTCAAGATTTTCGTTTTGATTTTGCAAAAGG CTATTCACCAAAATATGTGAAAGAATATATTGAAGGAGCAAAGCCATTGTTCTCTGTTGGTGAATATTGGGATACTTGCAACTACAAGGGTTCTATTTTGGACTATAACCAAG ATAGCCATAGGCAACGAATACTCAATTGGATTGATGGCACTGGGATGCTTTCAACCGCATTTGACTTTACAACAAAGGGAATTCTCCAG GAAGCTGTCAAGCGAGAATATTGGCGTCTGCGTGATCCTCAAGGGAAGCCACCTGGTGTGATTGGGTGGTGGCCTTCACGATCAGTCACATTTATCGATAACCATGATACTGGTTCAACTCAG GCTCATTGGCCCTTCCCCTCTGAACATGTTATGGAG GGGTATGCATACATATTGACTCATCCTGGGACACCGTCAATTTTCTATGATCACTTTTATGACTGGAACAACTCAGTCCATGAGCAGATTGTGAAGTTG ATTGACACTCGCAAGCGTCAAGGTATTCATAGCAGATCACCTATTAGGATTCTGGAGGCAAAGCACAACCTTTACTCAGCAATCATCGGGGAGAAACTCTGCATGAAGATTGGAGATGGTTCATGGTGCCCATCTGGGAGGGAATGGACACTATCAACCAGTGGCCACAATTATGCTGTATGGCATAAGTAG
- the LOC101509843 gene encoding uncharacterized protein isoform X1, whose amino-acid sequence MRRMGSETIQYPTARRDNSVVDNYHGINIPDPYRWLENPDAEEVKEFVHKQVCLTDSVLKRCEFRSKLGDKITKVFDHPRYSAPFKRCHRYFYFHNTGLQPQNVLYVHHNSFEGEAEVLLDPNVLKEDGTISLNIFSVSKDANFLAYGLSSSGSDWVTIKVMSVQDKLLHPHTLSWVKFSSITWTHDTKGFFYSRYPPPTTKRDAGTETDSNLYHELYYHFLGTDQSQDILCWRDPHSPKYRFEATVTDDGNYVLLNIQEGCDSVNKIYYFDLSQLSNGLQGFRNENSSFLPFVKLIDNFDAKYQAIANDDTVFTFLTNKDAPKYKLVRVDLKEPNTWTDVIQESEKDVLESAYVVNGNQLIVCYLSDVKCVLQVRDLETGSLQHQLPIDIGTVYQISAQREDNVIFIGFTSFLTLGIIYQCDLGTHIPDIKIFREIVVPGFDRSEFRVNQVFAPSKDGTKIPMFIVAKKDIILDGSHPCLLYGYGGFNISLTPYFSVSRIVLAKHLGSVFCIANIRGGGEYGEEWHKAGSLANKQNCFDDFISAAEYLVSAGYTQPKKLCIEGGSNGGLLVGACINQRPDLFGCALAHVGVMDMLRFHKFTIGHAWTSEFGCSDKEEEFHWLIKYSPLHNVRRAWEEHPDKSIQYPSTMLLTADHDDRVVPLHSLKLLATMQYVLVNSLDKSPQTNPIIARIECKAGHGAGRPTQKTIDEAADRYGFMAKMLEAHWIE is encoded by the exons ATGAGAAGAATGGGTTCGGAAACCATCCAATATCCCACTGCCAGAAGAGACAACTCCGTCGTTGACAACTATCATGGCATTAACATTCCCGACCCTTATCGATG GCTTGAAAATCCTGATGCTGAAGAAGTGAAGGAGTTCGTTCACAAACAGGTTTGTCTCACTGATTCTGTGTTGAAGAGATGCGAGTTTAGAAGCAAACTTGGTGACAAAATCACGAAGGTGTTTGACCATCCTCGTTATAGTGCTCCTTTTAAGAGATGTCATCGTTACTTTTACTTCCACAATACTGGCCTTCAACCTCAGAATGTTCTTTATGTTCACCACAATAGTTTTGAGGGTGAAGCAGAGGTTTTACTTGATCCCAATGTCCTCAAAGAAGATGGCACTATTTCACTTAACATATTCTCTGTCAGCAAAGATGCTAACTTCTTGGCTTATGGACTCAGTTCCAGCGGTAGTGATTGGGTCACCATTAAGGTCATGAGTGTTCAGGACAAGCTTCTTCACCCTCATACTTTGTCATGG GTCAAGTTTTCCTCTATTACTTGGACTCATGATACCAAAGGTTTCTTCTACAGTCGTTATCCGCCTCCAACTACCAA GAGGGATGCTGGGACTGAGACTGATTCTAACCTTTACCATGAGCTCTATTATCATTTTCTTGGTACCGATCAATCACAAGATATTCTTTGCTGGAGAGATCCTCACAGTCCTAAATATAGGTTTGAAGCAACTGTCACTGATGATGGAAACTATGTTCTTCTCAATATTCAAGAGGGCTGTGATTCTGTTAATAAAATTTACTACTTTGACTTGTCCCAACTTTCTAATGGACTGCAAGGTTTCAGGAATGAAAATTCCTCCTTCCTCCCCTTTGTCAAGCTTATTGATAACTTTGATGCAAAATATCAAGCCATTGCAAATGATGACACCgtttttacatttttaactaataaaGATGCTCCAAAATATAAACTAGTCCGTGTAGATTTGAAAGAACCAAATACTTGGACTGATGTTATCCAAGAGTCGGAAAAAGATGTACTCGAGTCAGCATATGTTGTAAATGGTAACCAACTCATAGTGTGTTACTTGAGTGATGTGAAATGTGTTCTTCAAGTAAGAGACTTAGAAACTGGTTCTCTGCAACATCAATTACCAATTGACATAGGCACAGTATATCAAATTTCTGCACAGCGTGAAGataatgtgatttttattggCTTTACAAGCTTTTTGACTCTTGGCATCATATATCAATGCGACTTGGGAACACACATTCCTGATATCAAAATATTTCGTGAGATTGTTGTCCCAGGGTTTGATCGCTCTGAGTTTCGTGTCAATCAG GTTTTTGCGCCTAGCAAAGATGGCACCAAGATCCCAATGTTCATTGTTGCAAAAAAGGATATTATATTGGATGGTTCACACCCTTGTCTGTTATATGGATATGGAGGTTTTAACATTAGTCTTACGCCATATTTCAGTGTGAGCCGTATTGTACTAGCAAAACATTTAGGTTCTGTTTTCTGCATAGCAAATATTCGAGGTGGTGGAGAATACGGAGAGGAATGGCATAAAGCAGGATCCCTTGCAAATAAGCAAAATTGCTTTGATGACTTCATATCTGCAGCTGAATACCTTGTATCTGCCGGTTATACACAACCCAAAAAGTTATGTATTGAAGGTGGAAGCAATGGTGGACTTCTTGTTGGCGCTTGCATAAATCAG AGACCTGATCTTTTTGGTTGTGCACTGGCTCATGTTGGTGTTATGGATATGTTACGCTTCCACAAATTcactatag GTCATGCTTGGACCTCAGAATTTGGCTGTTctgacaaggaggaagaatttCATTGGCTGATCAA GTACTCACCATTGCATAATGTCCGAAGAGCATGGGAAGAGCATCCGGATAAGTCAATTCAGTATCCATCAACAATGCTATTGACGGCTGATCACGATGATCGTGTTGTGCCATTGCATTCATTGAAGCTATTGGCG ACCATGCAGTATGTCCTTGTTAATAGCT
- the LOC101509843 gene encoding uncharacterized protein isoform X2, producing the protein MRRMGSETIQYPTARRDNSVVDNYHGINIPDPYRWLENPDAEEVKEFVHKQVCLTDSVLKRCEFRSKLGDKITKVFDHPRYSAPFKRCHRYFYFHNTGLQPQNVLYVHHNSFEGEAEVLLDPNVLKEDGTISLNIFSVSKDANFLAYGLSSSGSDWVTIKVMSVQDKLLHPHTLSWVKFSSITWTHDTKGFFYSRYPPPTTKRDAGTETDSNLYHELYYHFLGTDQSQDILCWRDPHSPKYRFEATVTDDGNYVLLNIQEGCDSVNKIYYFDLSQLSNGLQGFRNENSSFLPFVKLIDNFDAKYQAIANDDTVFTFLTNKDAPKYKLVRVDLKEPNTWTDVIQESEKDVLESAYVVNGNQLIVCYLSDVKCVLQVRDLETGSLQHQLPIDIGTVYQISAQREDNVIFIGFTSFLTLGIIYQCDLGTHIPDIKIFREIVVPGFDRSEFRVNQVFAPSKDGTKIPMFIVAKKDIILDGSHPCLLYGYGGFNISLTPYFSVSRIVLAKHLGSVFCIANIRGGGEYGEEWHKAGSLANKQNCFDDFISAAEYLVSAGYTQPKKLCIEGGSNGGLLVGACINQRPDLFGCALAHVGVMDMLRFHKFTIGHAWTSEFGCSDKEEEFHWLIKAWEEHPDKSIQYPSTMLLTADHDDRVVPLHSLKLLATMQYVLVNSLDKSPQTNPIIARIECKAGHGAGRPTQKTIDEAADRYGFMAKMLEAHWIE; encoded by the exons ATGAGAAGAATGGGTTCGGAAACCATCCAATATCCCACTGCCAGAAGAGACAACTCCGTCGTTGACAACTATCATGGCATTAACATTCCCGACCCTTATCGATG GCTTGAAAATCCTGATGCTGAAGAAGTGAAGGAGTTCGTTCACAAACAGGTTTGTCTCACTGATTCTGTGTTGAAGAGATGCGAGTTTAGAAGCAAACTTGGTGACAAAATCACGAAGGTGTTTGACCATCCTCGTTATAGTGCTCCTTTTAAGAGATGTCATCGTTACTTTTACTTCCACAATACTGGCCTTCAACCTCAGAATGTTCTTTATGTTCACCACAATAGTTTTGAGGGTGAAGCAGAGGTTTTACTTGATCCCAATGTCCTCAAAGAAGATGGCACTATTTCACTTAACATATTCTCTGTCAGCAAAGATGCTAACTTCTTGGCTTATGGACTCAGTTCCAGCGGTAGTGATTGGGTCACCATTAAGGTCATGAGTGTTCAGGACAAGCTTCTTCACCCTCATACTTTGTCATGG GTCAAGTTTTCCTCTATTACTTGGACTCATGATACCAAAGGTTTCTTCTACAGTCGTTATCCGCCTCCAACTACCAA GAGGGATGCTGGGACTGAGACTGATTCTAACCTTTACCATGAGCTCTATTATCATTTTCTTGGTACCGATCAATCACAAGATATTCTTTGCTGGAGAGATCCTCACAGTCCTAAATATAGGTTTGAAGCAACTGTCACTGATGATGGAAACTATGTTCTTCTCAATATTCAAGAGGGCTGTGATTCTGTTAATAAAATTTACTACTTTGACTTGTCCCAACTTTCTAATGGACTGCAAGGTTTCAGGAATGAAAATTCCTCCTTCCTCCCCTTTGTCAAGCTTATTGATAACTTTGATGCAAAATATCAAGCCATTGCAAATGATGACACCgtttttacatttttaactaataaaGATGCTCCAAAATATAAACTAGTCCGTGTAGATTTGAAAGAACCAAATACTTGGACTGATGTTATCCAAGAGTCGGAAAAAGATGTACTCGAGTCAGCATATGTTGTAAATGGTAACCAACTCATAGTGTGTTACTTGAGTGATGTGAAATGTGTTCTTCAAGTAAGAGACTTAGAAACTGGTTCTCTGCAACATCAATTACCAATTGACATAGGCACAGTATATCAAATTTCTGCACAGCGTGAAGataatgtgatttttattggCTTTACAAGCTTTTTGACTCTTGGCATCATATATCAATGCGACTTGGGAACACACATTCCTGATATCAAAATATTTCGTGAGATTGTTGTCCCAGGGTTTGATCGCTCTGAGTTTCGTGTCAATCAG GTTTTTGCGCCTAGCAAAGATGGCACCAAGATCCCAATGTTCATTGTTGCAAAAAAGGATATTATATTGGATGGTTCACACCCTTGTCTGTTATATGGATATGGAGGTTTTAACATTAGTCTTACGCCATATTTCAGTGTGAGCCGTATTGTACTAGCAAAACATTTAGGTTCTGTTTTCTGCATAGCAAATATTCGAGGTGGTGGAGAATACGGAGAGGAATGGCATAAAGCAGGATCCCTTGCAAATAAGCAAAATTGCTTTGATGACTTCATATCTGCAGCTGAATACCTTGTATCTGCCGGTTATACACAACCCAAAAAGTTATGTATTGAAGGTGGAAGCAATGGTGGACTTCTTGTTGGCGCTTGCATAAATCAG AGACCTGATCTTTTTGGTTGTGCACTGGCTCATGTTGGTGTTATGGATATGTTACGCTTCCACAAATTcactatag GTCATGCTTGGACCTCAGAATTTGGCTGTTctgacaaggaggaagaatttCATTGGCTGATCAA AGCATGGGAAGAGCATCCGGATAAGTCAATTCAGTATCCATCAACAATGCTATTGACGGCTGATCACGATGATCGTGTTGTGCCATTGCATTCATTGAAGCTATTGGCG ACCATGCAGTATGTCCTTGTTAATAGCT